The sequence CTAAAAAAAACAAGGCTTCTCTAGCAATATTTTGTGCTGTTGTGTTCTCTTTTTTTCCTATTGCATGAGACACAGAAATTCCTGTACCCAATAAAAAAACAGAAGCAAATGCCCATGTTAATTGCAAGAAAAAGGCAGATGTACCTACTGCTGCTACCGAATTACTTCCTAACTGACCTACCCAAAGCATATCTGTAAAATTGTATGCAAACTGTAAGAAAGAAGAGGCTATAATTGGCAATGCCAACCCAACGATACCTTGTAAAACAGGACCGTTAGTTAAATCTTTTTTCATATATTTTTCATGAAAATAATTTACACGCTCTCCTAAGTTTTTATCAGTCTAATAAACGGAAATTAAAGTTCACGTTTTAAACTGATCTGTTACTTAAAATAAGTGTAATTATCTTGTAAGACAAAATTGTAAATCTAAAAGAGTTTAGATGTATTGAGATTATTAGAATCAGCTAAATTATTAACCGACAAAGCCAAATTAGAAGGTATTTATTCCGCTGGGAATAAATAGCTAAAAATTTACTTTTTTTCTTTTTAAGAAGATTTTTTAGGTGAGTTTTCTGCCCAAATGTAAGCTTATAATTTATTGTATTACCAAATACACTTACATTAAATGGTACTTGATTTAATGCTGATTCTGTAGCCGTTGAAATTGGAGAAGGCATACAGCACCTTTCTGCTGTTTTGTCTTCAATATTATCTATAGAAACAGCACAAATGGTAGTAATTGAAGTGATTCTTGGGACTTCTTCTGAACAACACGAAGCCTTTATTCCCTCCTTTGATGGAGAAGATCCGACACATAAAAATGCGACGATTGTGCAAAGGCACATTTGGAACAAGGTTGTGTATTTATTTTTCATTTGCTTTATTAAACGTGAATATATGATATTTGATTCATATATAAAGCAGTCTTAACGGTTATTAAGTACCTAAAGTAATACCTTCAAAATATAGGCCTTTATAAACCTCTAATTAAATTATATCAAACTGATTTTTTATATGCGTTTTGCTTTCAGGACAACCCTATTTTCGCTATTTGAAATAGTGATTATTTAATAATTTAAAAGCATTTTAAAGGTGCTTTTAAAAATCGACTACGGTTAAAGCTCAATAACTAAATCAGGAAATAACACATGTAGTAAAAGGATATTTTTTAAAATAATTTTGAGTTTTTAAAATTTTTATTCTAGCTTTGTAGCAACATCAAGAATCCTTAAATGGATGCCAACCGAGCGTTATGTCACGGTGGTAAAATGGATGTGGTCCTCGGATGGACAAAATGCCTTCCCAACCATTTTCCTTAAATTTCTTGATGTCATTTTAATCGATTATTCACTTATAATCTGTATGACAATGACATTCTTAGAAGATTTTTATCAAGAGAAAAAAGTTTATTTTTCATCACTTACAACAGATGAATTAATTTCTAAATTTAATCGCGAAGTAGGTAATACCGGATGGACTGGCTCCAGAGGTGTTTATTTAGCTGCTTTAAATGAGGAGATTTCGAAAAGAAAAATCAAAGGAACTGATTTAATTATCCAAGGTGGGCGTATGTCTATTTTACGTAAAGTGAAATTTGTAAACAACCAATTGTTTACACTCTAAATTACTTGTCAGTATTTATAAAAAACTTTAAAAGAACAAAGACATGAGCTTATCACAAGATATTTACATCCAGTTTTTAGATCATTTTTCTGCATTAAACAACAGTGCTTTGAAGGTATTAAAAGCACAGAAATCTACTTCCGTATCACACCATAACCAAGCTATAGTTTTAGCATTAAGGGATGTGTTAGAAGCAAGAAGTCTGTAAAAATAATTTGGAGGGTAACTGAATTGAAAAGGTTACCCTCTAAATTGTATTATAATAAGTTTATTTTACCACCAATAAAGATTATTTTACCAAGAGTACGCATTTATTTATTATACTTTTGAAACTAATTGTTAACCAATTAATTTCTATATCATGACTAAAGAATTAAAATCACTAAGCGTTCTCTACGGTTGTATTGTACTTGCTTTATTATTCCTTCAACATTATTATAAACTTCCTCACCCAGAATGGGGGTTGCTTACGCTTCCACTTATATTTTCACCAACAAGAAAAAACTTTTTCCATAAGAGTATTTACAGAGTATCAGCAACTTTTTTTGGTGCTTTTTTATTATTTGCACTCTCTGGGGTAACAAATAGATACCTTTATTATGCTTGTTTAGTGTGTTTAATTATGTTGATTAGTCACCTTTCTATAAAGTATAAAAAGTATTTCTATTTCTTCTTTATTATTAATGTAACCATAGGGATTTTTGGAATTGGTAATTTTCATAGTGCAGATAGTCAAAGTGTATTACCCATTATTGAAGACAGAATTTTTGAGACACTTTTAAGTTGTGCACTTATACTTATTCCTTTAGGAATCTTTTTAAAAATAAATAAAGAATTTGCTTTTACTAACCAACCACCACATGGTATGGAAGAACCTACGCACTTTCAGTTATTTTTAAGAGCCTTAATTACATATATAGGTTATATTCTGCTCTATATTTTGGCAGGTACAAAAGCATTGCAAGGCGCTGGTGTTATGCTTACAATACTTTTTGCAAGTACTACTTTATATAAAAATCCAGTACCTATGGTTTATGCTAAAATTAAAATTATTAGTTTTTCTGCAGTAATAGTTTTTCTATTGAAAGTTGTTTCTCCTTATTTAAACTTACCTTATTATATCAATTTTCTGTTTATTGGTTGCACTTATGGTTACCTTATGTACATGTCTTTTAAACATGCAAAACACGAATTTTTCTTTAAAATGATTATGGTTGTTGGGCCTGTTTTATACAGTATTACTCCTCCTCCATTGGTAAACCCTACTGCATTTGGAACAGTACTGGCCGTCTTTCTTATAGGCATATTATTTATTTATATTGGGCATCAAGTATCGGTGAGGTTGCACCATCAAATTACAAATAAAGGGAATCGTCTTTAAAAACA is a genomic window of Flammeovirga pectinis containing:
- a CDS encoding FUSC family protein, giving the protein MTKELKSLSVLYGCIVLALLFLQHYYKLPHPEWGLLTLPLIFSPTRKNFFHKSIYRVSATFFGAFLLFALSGVTNRYLYYACLVCLIMLISHLSIKYKKYFYFFFIINVTIGIFGIGNFHSADSQSVLPIIEDRIFETLLSCALILIPLGIFLKINKEFAFTNQPPHGMEEPTHFQLFLRALITYIGYILLYILAGTKALQGAGVMLTILFASTTLYKNPVPMVYAKIKIISFSAVIVFLLKVVSPYLNLPYYINFLFIGCTYGYLMYMSFKHAKHEFFFKMIMVVGPVLYSITPPPLVNPTAFGTVLAVFLIGILFIYIGHQVSVRLHHQITNKGNRL